The following proteins are co-located in the Lepisosteus oculatus isolate fLepOcu1 chromosome 9, fLepOcu1.hap2, whole genome shotgun sequence genome:
- the si:dkey-21c1.1 gene encoding protein VCF1 isoform X2, which produces MKLRKRRRSCEHDDSQLLPQAKRGGTGHPLFPELGRDAWDSESSSSDCSAISSPERAAGSSSQSAEAGGYHPGACSPPSAAQLTEESASLSQCSYQRINRILREAHFHSLQSRGQPGAT; this is translated from the exons GAAACGGCGGCGGAGCTGTGAGCATGATGACAGCCAGCTTTTACCCCAGGCCAAGAGGGGGGGCACGGGCCACCCCCTGTTCCCTGAGCTGGGTCGTGATGCCTGGGACTCGGAG TCCTCCAGCAGTGACTGCAGCGCCATCAGCAGCCCGGAGCGAGCGGCGGGGAGCAGCAGCCAGTCTGCGGAGGCAGGAGGGTACCACCCTGGCGCCTGCAGCCCCCCCAGCGCGGCGCAGCTCACCGAGGAGTCCGCGTCCCTGAGCCAGTGCTCCTACCAGCGCATCAACCGCATCCTCCGCGAGGCCCACTTCCACAGCCTGCAGAGCCGCGGGCAGCCGGGGGCCACGTGA
- the si:dkey-21c1.1 gene encoding protein VCF1 isoform X1 — MLSENRKRRRSCEHDDSQLLPQAKRGGTGHPLFPELGRDAWDSESSSSDCSAISSPERAAGSSSQSAEAGGYHPGACSPPSAAQLTEESASLSQCSYQRINRILREAHFHSLQSRGQPGAT, encoded by the exons ATGTTGTCGGAAAACAG GAAACGGCGGCGGAGCTGTGAGCATGATGACAGCCAGCTTTTACCCCAGGCCAAGAGGGGGGGCACGGGCCACCCCCTGTTCCCTGAGCTGGGTCGTGATGCCTGGGACTCGGAG TCCTCCAGCAGTGACTGCAGCGCCATCAGCAGCCCGGAGCGAGCGGCGGGGAGCAGCAGCCAGTCTGCGGAGGCAGGAGGGTACCACCCTGGCGCCTGCAGCCCCCCCAGCGCGGCGCAGCTCACCGAGGAGTCCGCGTCCCTGAGCCAGTGCTCCTACCAGCGCATCAACCGCATCCTCCGCGAGGCCCACTTCCACAGCCTGCAGAGCCGCGGGCAGCCGGGGGCCACGTGA